A window from Marinobacter salsuginis encodes these proteins:
- a CDS encoding Lon protease family protein has protein sequence MPLPAPLTGDQVYHACPEEKLDFLTTDDLQDLDQPYGQDRVLRALEFGAGIRAEGFNLFVLGPAGAGKHELVERFLSRHAARQPVPPDWCHVYNFRFSDRPGAIQLPAGQGQQFKKDMSDLAEELRTAIPAAFESEEYQARLQELQEEMAKRQHQGLFEIQEEANRNNIAMITTPAGFTFAPMRKGEVIDPEEYKKFSDEEKQLVESKVEELQKKLQQTIQQIPRMRKEVRERVHALNEEMVQLTLGGPIGELREKWSHLPEVVDYLDAVREDVVEHAESFQDSDNGPPAGLLARYKVNLLVDNAETVGAPVIYEDLPNHQHLAGQIEHRARQGNLYTDFTLIRGGSMHRANGGYLIIDARRVLTQPMAWESLKRILSSGEIRIESLERLYGLVSTVSLQPEPIPVSVKVVLLGDRMLYYLLSHYDPDFLDLFKVEADFEDDLDRNDDCYKLYARMIATMARALKMRPLERGAVARLIEHASRLAADQRKLTAHDRVLRDILSEADHWASQAGADTVEASHLQQAIDEREYRASRVRERSREQISRGVVIIATSGEEVAQVNGLSVLRLGASMFGQPTRITATARPGKGQVVDIEREAKLGGPIHSKAVMILSRFLASRYAGDGELSLSASLAFEQSYGGVEGDSASVAETCVLLSAISRVPIRQSFAVTGSMNQHGEVQAVGGVNEKIEGFFDVCREAGGVGGQGVLLPASNVEHLMLRADVRQAIAEDRFRIYPISHINEAIELLTGLEAGELDSNGEFPANSFNRRVAERLEKFAEASKKRDSNGDANNGGGKDSD, from the coding sequence ATGCCATTACCCGCCCCGTTAACCGGAGACCAGGTCTATCACGCTTGTCCAGAGGAAAAACTGGATTTCCTGACCACCGATGACCTGCAAGACCTGGATCAACCCTACGGTCAGGACCGGGTTCTGCGAGCACTGGAATTCGGCGCGGGTATCCGGGCTGAGGGTTTCAACCTGTTTGTCCTCGGGCCCGCCGGGGCAGGGAAGCATGAACTTGTTGAGCGCTTTCTTTCCCGGCACGCAGCCAGGCAACCGGTTCCTCCGGATTGGTGCCATGTCTATAACTTCCGCTTTTCAGATCGGCCGGGTGCGATCCAGTTGCCAGCGGGGCAGGGACAGCAATTCAAGAAAGACATGAGTGATCTGGCTGAGGAGCTTCGCACGGCCATTCCGGCGGCCTTTGAGAGCGAGGAGTACCAGGCCCGCTTACAGGAGCTGCAGGAAGAGATGGCCAAGCGCCAGCACCAGGGGCTGTTCGAGATCCAGGAAGAGGCCAACCGCAACAACATTGCCATGATCACCACACCAGCCGGTTTTACCTTTGCCCCCATGCGCAAAGGTGAGGTGATCGATCCCGAGGAATACAAGAAATTCTCCGATGAAGAAAAGCAACTGGTTGAATCCAAGGTTGAGGAACTGCAGAAAAAGCTGCAGCAGACCATCCAGCAGATTCCCAGGATGCGGAAAGAAGTGCGTGAGCGGGTCCATGCCCTGAATGAAGAGATGGTACAGCTGACTCTCGGCGGCCCGATCGGGGAACTGAGGGAAAAGTGGTCACATCTCCCGGAGGTTGTCGATTACCTGGACGCGGTCCGAGAAGACGTGGTGGAGCATGCCGAATCCTTTCAGGACAGTGATAACGGGCCACCGGCAGGGCTGCTGGCGCGGTACAAGGTCAATTTGCTGGTGGATAACGCCGAAACCGTCGGCGCGCCGGTTATCTACGAGGATCTGCCCAATCATCAGCACCTGGCCGGGCAGATTGAACATCGGGCCCGTCAGGGCAACCTTTATACCGACTTCACGCTGATTCGCGGTGGTTCCATGCACCGCGCCAACGGCGGCTATCTGATCATCGATGCCCGGCGGGTGCTGACTCAGCCCATGGCCTGGGAAAGCCTGAAGCGGATTCTGTCATCCGGTGAAATCCGCATCGAGTCCCTGGAGCGGCTCTATGGATTGGTAAGTACCGTCAGTCTGCAGCCGGAGCCGATTCCCGTGTCGGTCAAAGTGGTTTTGCTTGGGGACCGGATGCTGTACTACCTGTTGTCCCATTACGATCCGGATTTCCTGGACCTCTTCAAGGTTGAGGCGGATTTTGAGGATGATCTTGATCGTAACGATGACTGCTACAAACTCTACGCCCGGATGATCGCCACCATGGCCCGGGCCCTGAAAATGCGGCCGCTGGAGCGAGGTGCCGTAGCCAGGCTGATTGAGCATGCAAGCCGGCTGGCGGCGGACCAACGCAAACTGACCGCCCACGATCGCGTGCTCCGGGACATACTCAGTGAGGCTGACCATTGGGCCAGCCAGGCGGGCGCCGATACCGTCGAGGCCAGCCATCTGCAGCAGGCTATTGATGAGCGGGAATACCGGGCCAGCCGGGTTCGGGAAAGAAGCCGGGAGCAAATCAGCCGGGGTGTGGTGATAATTGCCACTTCGGGAGAAGAAGTGGCTCAGGTGAATGGCCTATCGGTACTCAGGCTGGGCGCGTCGATGTTCGGACAGCCCACCCGGATTACCGCTACGGCCCGGCCGGGCAAGGGGCAGGTGGTGGATATTGAGCGGGAGGCAAAACTGGGTGGCCCGATTCACAGCAAGGCCGTGATGATACTGTCCCGGTTCCTGGCAAGCCGGTATGCCGGTGATGGTGAGCTGTCGCTGTCGGCGAGCCTGGCTTTCGAGCAATCCTACGGTGGTGTTGAGGGCGATTCCGCTTCGGTGGCAGAAACCTGTGTACTGCTTTCAGCCATTTCCCGGGTGCCAATCAGGCAGTCCTTCGCCGTAACAGGATCCATGAACCAGCATGGTGAAGTTCAGGCGGTGGGTGGCGTGAATGAGAAGATCGAAGGCTTTTTCGATGTCTGCAGGGAAGCAGGTGGGGTTGGGGGCCAAGGCGTTCTGCTGCCGGCAAGCAATGTTGAGCACTTGATGCTCAGGGCCGATGTCAGGCAGGCGATTGCCGAGGACCGATTCCGGATCTATCCGATCTCCCATATCAACGAAGCCATTGAGCTTTTGACCGGCCTGGAGGCCGGGGAGCTGGACAGTAATGGCGAGTTTCCAGCTAACAGCTTCAATCGCCGGGTCGCCGAGCGCCTCGAGAAATTTGCGGAGGCCAGCAAAAAGCGGGATAGCAATGGAGATGCAAACAACGGCGGAGGTAAGGACAGTGACTGA
- a CDS encoding sulfate/molybdate ABC transporter ATP-binding protein: protein MSIEIQGINKFFDKFQALHDINLTIPDGQLTALLGPSGSGKTTLLRIIAGLETPEAGRIRFSGRDVTDLHVRDRRVGFVFQHYALFRHMTVAENVAFGLNVLPRKERPGKPEIRKRVKDLLEMVQLEHLAGRYPAQLSGGQKQRIALARAMAMRPEILLLDEPFGALDAKVRKDLRRWLRSLHDELHFTSVFVTHDQEEALELSDQVVVMSNGRIEQVDTPLELYGRPDSRFVFEFLGQVNVLSGKIREGVMSQGDAWIRLPEGCENDDAQLYLRPHEVRLTQSASDQAHLPFRIEAINLIGAEVRIELKPDGWECDELWEVGISHTEFNARQPQRGDRCFAVPDVGHLFCEHSPEPKTLEWR, encoded by the coding sequence ATGAGTATCGAGATACAGGGTATCAACAAGTTTTTCGACAAGTTTCAGGCCCTGCATGATATCAATCTGACCATTCCGGACGGCCAGCTCACGGCATTGCTGGGTCCCTCCGGCTCGGGCAAGACTACGCTACTGCGGATCATTGCCGGCCTGGAAACCCCCGAGGCGGGCAGAATTCGGTTCAGTGGCAGGGATGTGACCGACCTGCACGTGCGGGACCGGCGCGTGGGGTTCGTGTTCCAGCATTATGCGTTGTTCCGCCACATGACAGTGGCCGAGAACGTGGCCTTTGGCCTTAACGTGCTTCCGCGCAAGGAGCGCCCGGGCAAACCGGAGATCCGCAAGCGGGTGAAAGACCTGCTGGAGATGGTGCAGCTGGAACATCTGGCGGGCCGTTACCCGGCGCAACTCTCCGGTGGCCAGAAGCAGCGTATTGCGTTGGCCCGGGCCATGGCCATGCGGCCGGAGATTCTCTTGCTGGATGAGCCCTTTGGCGCGCTTGATGCCAAGGTGCGGAAAGACCTGCGCCGCTGGCTGCGAAGTCTGCACGACGAGCTGCACTTCACCAGTGTGTTCGTGACCCACGATCAGGAAGAAGCGCTGGAACTCTCCGATCAGGTGGTGGTGATGAGCAATGGCCGGATAGAGCAGGTTGATACGCCCCTGGAGCTTTACGGTCGTCCGGACAGCCGGTTCGTGTTCGAATTTCTGGGCCAGGTGAATGTGCTTTCCGGCAAGATCCGCGAGGGCGTCATGAGCCAGGGCGACGCCTGGATTCGCTTACCTGAAGGCTGCGAAAACGACGACGCCCAGCTCTATCTTCGGCCCCACGAAGTTCGCCTGACCCAGTCCGCCAGTGACCAGGCCCATCTGCCGTTCCGTATCGAGGCCATCAACCTGATCGGTGCCGAAGTGCGGATCGAACTCAAGCCCGATGGTTGGGAGTGTGACGAGTTGTGGGAGGTTGGCATCAGCCATACCGAGTTCAACGCCCGCCAACCCCAGCGCGGTGATCGCTGCTTTGCGGTGCCGGATGTCGGCCACCTGTTCTGTGAGCATTCGCCCGAGCCCAAGACCCTCGAGTGGCGTTAG
- the cysW gene encoding sulfate ABC transporter permease subunit CysW: MAARKHRRVGDSPLVRRMLIGLAVALTVLLLFMPLVLIFVQAFAEGWAGYVSNILNEYTLHAIGLTLVVALLTVPLNMVFGVFLAWLVTRFRFPGRKLLTTLIDIPFAVSPVVAGLLFLLLYGSNGWVGQWLGEYDIQLMFSWPGIVMVTVFVTCPFVARELIPLMQQQGREEEEAGVVLGASGWQLFRRVTLPNIRWALLYGVILTNARAVGEFGAVSVVSGNIRGETNTLPLQVELLYQDYNTVGAFAASSLLAGIALITLVVKAIVEWRQSRN, from the coding sequence ATGGCTGCGCGTAAACATCGTCGCGTGGGCGATAGCCCGCTGGTTCGTCGCATGCTGATCGGTTTGGCTGTTGCTTTGACCGTTCTGTTGCTGTTCATGCCCCTGGTGCTGATTTTTGTGCAGGCGTTTGCCGAGGGCTGGGCCGGTTACGTCAGCAATATTCTCAACGAGTACACGCTTCACGCCATCGGTCTGACGCTCGTGGTTGCGCTGCTCACCGTGCCGCTGAACATGGTATTCGGCGTTTTCCTTGCGTGGCTGGTGACCCGTTTCCGGTTCCCCGGGCGCAAGCTGCTGACCACACTGATTGATATTCCATTCGCTGTTTCCCCAGTAGTTGCCGGTCTACTTTTCCTTCTGCTTTATGGCAGCAATGGCTGGGTAGGCCAGTGGCTTGGTGAATACGACATTCAACTGATGTTCTCCTGGCCAGGCATCGTGATGGTTACGGTCTTCGTAACCTGCCCGTTTGTGGCAAGGGAACTGATTCCACTGATGCAGCAGCAGGGCCGGGAAGAGGAAGAGGCCGGTGTGGTACTGGGTGCCTCCGGCTGGCAGCTGTTCCGGCGGGTCACCCTTCCAAATATCCGCTGGGCGCTTCTTTACGGCGTTATCCTCACCAATGCCCGGGCAGTGGGCGAGTTTGGCGCCGTATCGGTGGTTTCCGGCAATATCCGGGGCGAAACCAATACGCTGCCGTTGCAGGTAGAGCTGCTTTACCAGGATTACAACACGGTGGGCGCGTTTGCAGCTTCGTCACTGCTTGCAGGTATCGCGCTGATCACTCTTGTCGTGAAGGCCATTGTTGAATGGCGTCAGAGTCGTAACTAA
- the cysT gene encoding sulfate/thiosulfate ABC transporter permease CysT yields MATTDVSERPSKRLSAPATKRVLPGFGLSLGISLFFISLVLLLPISGLFIRAAGMGWEQFWFVITDPRVVASYRVTVLAALAASLFNCVFGLLMAWVLVRYEFPGKRLLDAIMDLPFALPTAVAGITLATLFAESGWYGQYLAELGIEVAFTPVGIVVAMAFTSVPFVVRTVQPVLEEMAPEDEEAAMSLGASDMTVFRKILFPTLWPAVVTGGALSFARSLGEYGAVIFIAGNSPYMSEVISLMIFVRLEEYDFPAASAIAAVVMTVSLLLLLAINVWQGRYLKRLHGG; encoded by the coding sequence ATGGCCACCACTGACGTTTCGGAGCGCCCTTCAAAGCGGCTGAGCGCTCCCGCCACCAAACGCGTTTTGCCGGGGTTCGGACTGAGCCTCGGCATTTCGCTTTTCTTTATCAGCCTGGTGCTGCTTCTGCCCATCAGCGGCCTGTTTATCCGTGCCGCCGGCATGGGGTGGGAGCAGTTCTGGTTTGTCATCACCGATCCCCGGGTGGTTGCGTCCTACAGGGTGACCGTCCTCGCGGCGCTGGCGGCCTCCCTTTTTAACTGCGTGTTCGGCCTGCTGATGGCCTGGGTGCTGGTGCGTTACGAGTTCCCGGGTAAGCGGCTGCTGGATGCTATCATGGATCTGCCATTTGCTCTGCCAACCGCAGTGGCCGGGATCACACTGGCGACCCTGTTTGCCGAAAGCGGTTGGTATGGGCAGTACCTGGCCGAGCTTGGAATTGAAGTCGCCTTTACGCCGGTTGGTATTGTGGTGGCCATGGCGTTTACCAGCGTGCCGTTCGTGGTGCGCACGGTTCAGCCGGTACTTGAGGAAATGGCACCGGAAGATGAAGAGGCGGCGATGAGCCTGGGTGCTTCGGACATGACGGTCTTTCGGAAGATCCTGTTTCCCACACTCTGGCCGGCTGTTGTAACCGGCGGTGCGCTTTCGTTTGCCCGAAGCCTGGGGGAATACGGTGCGGTCATCTTCATTGCCGGCAACTCGCCCTACATGAGTGAAGTGATCAGTCTGATGATCTTTGTTCGCCTGGAGGAGTACGATTTTCCGGCGGCCAGTGCCATTGCCGCGGTCGTGATGACGGTATCGCTGTTGCTGCTTCTGGCGATCAACGTCTGGCAAGGGCGCTACCTCAAGCGCCTGCACGGAGGTTAG
- the cysP gene encoding thiosulfate ABC transporter substrate-binding protein CysP, with amino-acid sequence MPNSIFSGSKARKGLWFSALALAFSLTGPASAQERELLNSSYDIARELFAEYNVLFQDYWKEKTGETVDIQQSHAGSSKQARAILQGLGADVVTYNQVTDVNILAERGNLIPEDWASRLPNNSSPYYSTMAFLVREGNPKNIQNWDDLIREDVELIMPNPKTSGNGRYTYLAALGFAQDKFGDDQEKIDAFLSDLLGQVKVFDSGGRGATTTFVERGLGDVLLTFESEVNNIPELNPDKNFQVVVPKVSFLAEFPVTWIDKNIEKKGTEELAQAYLKHLYSEEAQRLLAGFNYRVHNETVKAEVADKFPELKLMPIQDIAGSWENAMETHFASGGKLDQLQRRR; translated from the coding sequence ATGCCGAATTCAATTTTTTCTGGTTCCAAAGCCCGTAAGGGCCTGTGGTTCAGTGCGCTGGCGTTGGCGTTCTCGCTGACGGGGCCGGCTTCTGCCCAGGAGCGTGAGCTTCTGAACTCCTCCTACGATATTGCGCGCGAGCTGTTTGCCGAATACAACGTTCTGTTCCAGGACTACTGGAAGGAAAAAACAGGCGAGACAGTCGATATCCAGCAGTCACATGCTGGCTCCTCCAAGCAGGCGCGCGCCATTCTTCAGGGCCTCGGTGCCGATGTGGTGACCTACAACCAGGTCACTGACGTGAACATTCTCGCCGAGCGCGGCAACCTGATTCCCGAGGATTGGGCATCACGCCTGCCGAACAACAGCTCTCCTTACTATTCCACCATGGCGTTCCTGGTGCGTGAGGGTAACCCCAAGAACATCCAGAACTGGGATGATCTGATCCGGGAAGACGTCGAGCTGATCATGCCGAACCCGAAAACCTCCGGTAACGGCCGCTACACCTACCTGGCGGCGCTGGGCTTCGCCCAGGACAAGTTCGGTGACGACCAGGAGAAGATTGACGCGTTCCTGAGCGATCTGCTTGGTCAGGTGAAGGTCTTCGACTCCGGCGGCCGTGGCGCCACCACCACGTTTGTCGAGCGCGGCCTGGGTGATGTGCTGCTGACCTTTGAGTCCGAAGTAAACAACATCCCGGAGCTGAACCCGGACAAGAACTTCCAGGTTGTGGTTCCGAAAGTGAGTTTCCTGGCCGAGTTTCCGGTGACCTGGATCGACAAGAACATTGAGAAGAAGGGCACAGAAGAATTGGCTCAAGCTTACTTGAAGCATCTTTACTCCGAAGAAGCCCAGCGCCTGCTGGCCGGCTTCAACTACCGGGTGCATAACGAAACCGTGAAAGCGGAAGTGGCTGACAAGTTCCCGGAACTGAAGCTGATGCCGATTCAGGACATCGCCGGCAGTTGGGAAAACGCCATGGAGACCCACTTTGCCAGTGGCGGCAAGCTGGACCAGTTGCAGCGTCGCCGCTAA
- a CDS encoding succinylglutamate desuccinylase, giving the protein MSNSNVLDYLHDPSPRMLGRSPLEWLEQLQKPTVVRVAGRDRSRTRAMATLLHGNEPSGLFALHRWLLEQHTPEVNMLFLLGGVYPAKIPPTLSLRQLPAGRDLNRCFKEPFAGEEGAIAKAMLSELHDANPECLLDVHNTSGTGPAFAVTITNDAAHQALTSLFTDRLIMTDLRLGALMEYSEQEVPTVTIECGGSQDDQAHQLAYEGLVRYASRPDVLSLEKAEWDVEVLRNPIRVELVPEATIEYLTEPSGRADLTLPPDIEHRNFGIVSPNEPLGWIGKKGLSVLNAIGHNRTENMEQVFQVREGKIFPAQAIKAFMITTNPVIAKSDCLFYAVKATGEPIF; this is encoded by the coding sequence GTGAGCAACTCGAACGTACTCGATTATCTGCATGATCCCTCACCCCGCATGCTGGGCCGCTCCCCTCTTGAATGGCTGGAGCAGCTGCAGAAACCCACGGTTGTCCGTGTTGCTGGTCGCGATCGCTCCCGCACCCGGGCCATGGCGACGCTGCTTCACGGTAATGAGCCTTCGGGCCTGTTTGCGCTTCACCGTTGGCTGCTTGAGCAGCACACCCCTGAGGTCAACATGCTGTTTCTCCTGGGCGGCGTCTACCCTGCGAAAATCCCGCCCACCCTCTCACTGCGACAGCTTCCTGCGGGACGTGACCTCAACCGCTGTTTCAAAGAACCGTTCGCGGGAGAGGAAGGCGCGATTGCAAAGGCCATGCTGTCAGAACTTCATGACGCGAACCCGGAATGCTTGCTGGACGTACACAACACCTCAGGCACAGGGCCGGCTTTCGCGGTGACCATCACCAATGATGCGGCCCACCAGGCGTTGACCTCTCTGTTCACAGACCGCCTCATAATGACAGATCTTCGCCTCGGTGCCCTGATGGAATACTCCGAGCAGGAAGTCCCAACGGTAACCATCGAATGTGGTGGGTCCCAAGATGATCAGGCCCATCAATTGGCGTATGAGGGCCTCGTGCGGTATGCCTCAAGGCCAGACGTGTTATCACTTGAAAAGGCGGAGTGGGACGTGGAGGTACTAAGAAATCCGATTCGGGTGGAGTTGGTTCCGGAAGCAACCATAGAATATCTTACTGAACCCTCCGGCCGGGCTGACCTCACTTTGCCACCAGACATCGAACACCGAAATTTCGGGATCGTATCGCCAAATGAGCCGCTGGGATGGATTGGAAAAAAAGGCCTCAGCGTACTCAACGCCATCGGCCATAACCGGACAGAGAACATGGAGCAGGTTTTTCAGGTCAGAGAGGGGAAAATCTTCCCCGCGCAGGCCATCAAAGCCTTTATGATTACCACCAACCCGGTGATTGCAAAGAGCGATTGCCTCTTCTACGCGGTCAAGGCGACTGGTGAGCCCATTTTCTGA